One stretch of Lemur catta isolate mLemCat1 chromosome 2, mLemCat1.pri, whole genome shotgun sequence DNA includes these proteins:
- the LOC123631878 gene encoding LOW QUALITY PROTEIN: 60S ribosomal protein L22-like (The sequence of the model RefSeq protein was modified relative to this genomic sequence to represent the inferred CDS: deleted 1 base in 1 codon), translating into MAPRRSLWQTGAKKKKQMLKFTLDCTHPVEDGIMDAANFEQFLQERIKVNGKAGNFGGGVVTVERSKSKITVTSEVTFSKRYLKYLTKKYLKKNNLRDWLRVVANSKESYELRYFQINQDEEEEEDED; encoded by the exons ATGGCACCGAGAAGAAGCTTGTGGCAAACgggggcaaaaaaaaagaagcaaatgttgAAGTTCACTCTTGATTGCACTCACCCTGTAGAAGATGGGATCATGGATGCTGCTAATTTTGAGCAGTTTTTGCAAGAGAGAATCAAAGTGAATGGAAAAGCTGGGAATTTCGGGGGAGGGGTTGTGACCGTGGAGAGAAGCAAGAGCAAGATCACTGTCACTTCCGAGGTGACTTTTTCTAAAAGGTATTTGAAATATCTcacc aaaaaatatttgaagaagaacAATCTACGTGATTGGTTGCGTGTAGTTGCTAACAGCAAAGAGAGTTACGAATTACGTTACTTCCAAATTAACCAGGacgaagaagaggaggaagatgaggattaa